Within the Pseudoxanthomonas sp. YR558 genome, the region GTGGGCAGCTTCTTCATGCACGACAAGCTCCGCACCGTGTTCTTCGACGACAAGTCCGAGACGGCGCGCCTCTACCGCAAGCTGGAGCGGTCGTTCCCCGGCCACTCGATCTCGATCACGTCCGGCACGCGCGATGGCAAGCTGAAGATCGTCCACATCTGGAACGACACCAGCCCGGGTGATTTCTATCTCTTCAATACCGAGACGAACGCCGCCGACCTGATCTTCAGTCGTCGCAACTGGCTGGATCCGGCGACGCTGGCGCCCAGCGAATCGGTGTCGTTGAAAGCGCGCGACGGCTTGCCGCTGCACGGCTACCTGACGCGTCCGCGCGGCAGCCAGGGTCCGCTGCCGCTGGTGGTGATGCCGCACGGCGGACCGATCGGCATCTTCGATCGCTGGGAGGTCGACGACGAAGCGCAGATGCTCGCGCGCGCGGGCTACGCCGTGTTGCGGTTGAATTTCCGTGGCTCGGGTAACTACGGGCGTGCGCATATGCAGGCCGCCGCGCGCGAGTGGGGCGGTGCGATGCAGGACGACCTCACCGACGCCACGCGCTGGGCGATCGAGCAGAAGATCGCCGACCCGCAGCGGATCTGCCTCTACGGCGCGAGCTATGGCGGCTATGCGGCCCTGATGGGCGTGGCCAAGGAACCGGCGATGTACCGCTGCGCGGCCGGCTATGTCGGCGTGTACGACCTGGAACTGATGCACCGGCAGAAATCGCGCAATGCCAAATGGGTCGGCAACTATATGAACGATTGGGTGGGCGCCGATCGCACGGCGCTGGCCGACATTTCGCCTACATCGTTGGCGGCGAAGATCCGTGTGCCGGTGTTCCTCGCAGCGGGAGGCAAGGACGAGATCGCCCCGCAGGCGCATACGGAGCGCATGGAAAAGGCGCTGAAGGCGGCGGGCGTGCCGGTGGAGACCCTGTATGTGCGTACCGAGGGCCACGGCTTCTATGCCGAAGCCAATCGGCGTACTTATTACACGCAGTTGTTGGGCTTCCTGTCGCGCCACCTCGGCGGCGCGAAAGCGAAGTAGGGCGGACTCAGGCGCCGACGCGCCTGCGTACCGCGTCGAAATCGCGCACCGGCCGCACTTCGATGCTGCCGGTGCCGATCCACGGGAATTCCTGCGCGATCTTCACGGCTTCTTCGAGACTGTCGGCCTCGATCAGGTTGTAGCCGCCCAGGATTTCCTTGGTCTCGGCGAAGGGGCCATCGACGACGCTGGTCTTGCCATCGCGCACACGGACCGTGCGGGCGGTGCTGCCGTGTTCCAGCTGCTGGGATTCGATCAGCGTACCGCCGGCTTTCAGTTCGTCGGCGTGGGTGATGCAGCCGTGCATCATCCGGTCGAACGCGCCCTCGGGCAGCGCTTCGATCAGGGAATCGTCCGTGTAGACCATCAGCAGGAACTTCATGCGCCCTCCCGGCGTGTCATGCAGGCCGGGATTGTGCCACGGGTCCGTGGCGGTCGATGTTCCCGCGGCGTGACGCGCCGCGCCTGCGGTTACTCGGCGGCCGGCGAGCGGAACCAGGCTTCCACGGTGCCCTTGACCTTCATTGTCATCGGATTGCCGCGACGGTCCTTCGACTTGCCCACCGGCACGCGCACCCAGCCTTCGCTGATGCAGTACTCCTCCACGTTGTCGCGCTCCACGCCGTTGAAGCGGATGCCCACGCCGCGGTCCATCGCCTCGGCGTTGTGGAACGGGCTGCGCGGATCGGAGGACAGTCGGTCGGGAGGCGTGTCGGACATGGCGGTGCGTCGTGCGTGCTTCGGGAGCGCAAGAATACCCGAAGCGGCGCCTCACCACGCCACGCGCGGGCGGCTGCAGGTGAACGTTGCCGTCAGGCTAAGGCGCCCGGTACGCGGATCCGCGAGCAGGCGCGCGGGGTCAC harbors:
- a CDS encoding S9 family peptidase, producing MEWGTRSVGILLGCLLAPWAHAQVDLEPFLKQDVLETLKISPTGEYYALTVPLEDQTILAVQRRSDRQVTAKISAGADSIIDDVWWVSDERVVVSVAKKYGSRDQPYATGELYATNVDGTVRRQIFGRYGLDGNELQPRAAELVDPMPNDPRKVLISMYALDTSMPNTRLMSLDAYNGSLDTLATAPIRRADFTVDATGEVRFALGAGEDNASKLYHRANGDTPWALINDENATRRVEVPLGFAPDGRTAYLQVEQREGPDAIMALDTVTGERTQVLRDAVVDPYRIIRAPGGRTPVGSFFMHDKLRTVFFDDKSETARLYRKLERSFPGHSISITSGTRDGKLKIVHIWNDTSPGDFYLFNTETNAADLIFSRRNWLDPATLAPSESVSLKARDGLPLHGYLTRPRGSQGPLPLVVMPHGGPIGIFDRWEVDDEAQMLARAGYAVLRLNFRGSGNYGRAHMQAAAREWGGAMQDDLTDATRWAIEQKIADPQRICLYGASYGGYAALMGVAKEPAMYRCAAGYVGVYDLELMHRQKSRNAKWVGNYMNDWVGADRTALADISPTSLAAKIRVPVFLAAGGKDEIAPQAHTERMEKALKAAGVPVETLYVRTEGHGFYAEANRRTYYTQLLGFLSRHLGGAKAK
- a CDS encoding YciI family protein, translating into MKFLLMVYTDDSLIEALPEGAFDRMMHGCITHADELKAGGTLIESQQLEHGSTARTVRVRDGKTSVVDGPFAETKEILGGYNLIEADSLEEAVKIAQEFPWIGTGSIEVRPVRDFDAVRRRVGA
- a CDS encoding DUF3297 family protein — its product is MSDTPPDRLSSDPRSPFHNAEAMDRGVGIRFNGVERDNVEEYCISEGWVRVPVGKSKDRRGNPMTMKVKGTVEAWFRSPAAE